A window from Vigna angularis cultivar LongXiaoDou No.4 chromosome 7, ASM1680809v1, whole genome shotgun sequence encodes these proteins:
- the LOC108336259 gene encoding trigger factor-like protein TIG, Chloroplastic isoform X1, giving the protein MELCTRTFTSFLLPSSFLSSNKILLLANANSSVFKFNSLKLFAPHDHLFQPFISRYNSFSSPFTVSAASSSSSVAVGTEQDRLPAELKVTETEQLKSTVKLHVEVPPLVCEDCYKRVIAEFMKQAKVPGFRPGKKVPEDILIGYVGRQNVQKATIESILRRTLSHAMTSVTGRALQDSVRIVTKFSEMEETYSSLGSLRYDVIVDVAPEIKWIPDNNAYKNLKIVVEIDSDIDAQIASEQEFKRRYKSIGALKVVTDRGLQVGDIAVLDISATTIDQDESNVKTIPSAESKGFNFDTEDGDKVLPGFLDSIIGIQRGESKSFPLVFPETWNQENLRGVHAQFNVECKELFYRDLPELDDSIADKLLPGCSTVEQVKDLLLQRCLEVEQTAREQATDNAILDQISKMVEVDIPQSLFEEQGRQLYGANLLEIQAKMKLSEQQLASLSSPKAVNQYLEHQKENITNLIKQNLAVGDIYRRENLQFATEDLVKEVENSIAEFKRQNQEYDEERVKDQVQEILEGAKVLEWLREHAEIQYITR; this is encoded by the exons ATGGAACTCTGCACTCGAACCTTTAcaagttttcttcttcccaGTTCGTTTCTCTCTTCAAACAAAATTCTTCTCCTTGCTAATGCCAACTCTTCAGTCTTCAAATTCAATTCCCTTAAACTTTTTGCGCCTCATGATCATCTCTTTCAACCCTTTATCTCTCGTTACAATTCTTTCTCTTCCCCCTTCACAGTCTCAGctgcttcttcctcttcctcagTCGCAGTTGGCACAGAACAGGACCGTCTTCCAGCAGAACTGAAGGTTACAGAAACAGAGCAACTCAAATCCACT GTTAAATTGCATGTGGAGGTTCCACCATTGGTATGTGAGGATTGTTACAAAAGGGTCATAGCAGAGTTTATGAAGCAAGCAAAG GTCCCTGGATTTCGTCCGGGAAAGAAAGTTCCAGAAGACATTCTTATTGGTTATGTTGGGAGACAAAATGTCCAGAAGGCTACTATTGAATCTATTTTAAGAAGGACACTTTCACATGCTATGACATCG gTTACTGGGAGGGCTTTGCAGGACTCAGTACGCATAGTTACTAAGTTTTCTGAGATGGAGGAGACATATTCTTCTCTTGGGTCTCTTAG ATATGATGTGATTGTTGATGTTGCACCAGAAATCAAATGGATTCCTGATAATAAtgcatacaaaaatttaaagattgTTGTTGAGATAGACAGTGATATAGATGCTCAAATAGCATCTGAACAAGAATTTAAAAGGCGTTACAAGTCCATTGGTGCACTGAAAGTGGTTACTGATAGAGGGTTACAg GTGGGTGATATTGCTGTTCTTGACATCTCAGCAACAACCATTGATCAAGATGAATCAAATGTTAAAACTATTCCTTCAGCTGAAAGTAAAG GCTTTAATTTTGATACAGAGGACGGAGACAAGGTATTACCAGGTTTCCTTGATTCAATAATTGGAATTCAACGAGGTGAATCAAAGTCTTTTCCTCTTGTATTTCCTGAAACATGGAACCAGGAAAATCTTCGAGGTGTTCATGCTCAGTTTAAT GTTGAATGCAAAGAACTTTTTTACAGAGATTTGCCAGAACTGGATGATTCTATTGCTGATAAGCTTCTCCCTGGATGCAGCACAGTGGAGCAG GTCAAAGACTTATTGTTACAGAGATGCCTAGAGGTGGAGCAAACAGCTCGAGAACAAGCAACTGATAATGCTATCTTAGATCAGATTTCTAAG ATGGTTGAAGTTGATATACCTCAATCCTTGTTTGAGGAACAAGGTAGGCAGCTTTATGGAGCCAACCTATTAGAAATACAG GCAAAAATGAAACTAAGTGAGCAACAACTGGCATCTCTCTCAAGTCCAAAGGCTGTGAACCAATATCTTGAGCATCAGAaggaaaatataacaaatttgatAAAACAGAATCTGGCAGTGGGTGATATATATAGGCGTGAAAATCTGCAG TTTGCTACCGAGGATCTCGTCAAAGAGGTTGAGAATTCCATTGCTGAATTCAAACGTCAAAATCAAGAATATGATGAGGAACGGGTGAAGGATCAG GTTCAAGAAATACTAGAAGGAGCTAAAGTGCTTGAATGGTTGAGAGAACATGCAGAGATTCAATACATAACTAGATGA
- the LOC108336259 gene encoding trigger factor-like protein TIG, Chloroplastic isoform X2 produces MELCTRTFTSFLLPSSFLSSNKILLLANANSSVFKFNSLKLFAPHDHLFQPFISRYNSFSSPFTVSAASSSSSVAVGTEQDRLPAELKVTETEQLKSTVKLHVEVPPLVCEDCYKRVIAEFMKQAKVPGFRPGKKVPEDILIGYVGRQNVQKATIESILRRTLSHAMTSVTGRALQDSVRIVTKFSEMEETYSSLGSLRYDVIVDVAPEIKWIPDNNAYKNLKIVVEIDSDIDAQIASEQEFKRRYKSIGALKVVTDRGLQVGDIAVLDISATTIDQDESNVKTIPSAESKGFNFDTEDGDKVLPGFLDSIIGIQRGESKSFPLVFPETWNQENLRGVHAQFNVECKELFYRDLPELDDSIADKLLPGCSTVEQVKDLLLQRCLEVEQTAREQATDNAILDQISKAKMKLSEQQLASLSSPKAVNQYLEHQKENITNLIKQNLAVGDIYRRENLQFATEDLVKEVENSIAEFKRQNQEYDEERVKDQVQEILEGAKVLEWLREHAEIQYITR; encoded by the exons ATGGAACTCTGCACTCGAACCTTTAcaagttttcttcttcccaGTTCGTTTCTCTCTTCAAACAAAATTCTTCTCCTTGCTAATGCCAACTCTTCAGTCTTCAAATTCAATTCCCTTAAACTTTTTGCGCCTCATGATCATCTCTTTCAACCCTTTATCTCTCGTTACAATTCTTTCTCTTCCCCCTTCACAGTCTCAGctgcttcttcctcttcctcagTCGCAGTTGGCACAGAACAGGACCGTCTTCCAGCAGAACTGAAGGTTACAGAAACAGAGCAACTCAAATCCACT GTTAAATTGCATGTGGAGGTTCCACCATTGGTATGTGAGGATTGTTACAAAAGGGTCATAGCAGAGTTTATGAAGCAAGCAAAG GTCCCTGGATTTCGTCCGGGAAAGAAAGTTCCAGAAGACATTCTTATTGGTTATGTTGGGAGACAAAATGTCCAGAAGGCTACTATTGAATCTATTTTAAGAAGGACACTTTCACATGCTATGACATCG gTTACTGGGAGGGCTTTGCAGGACTCAGTACGCATAGTTACTAAGTTTTCTGAGATGGAGGAGACATATTCTTCTCTTGGGTCTCTTAG ATATGATGTGATTGTTGATGTTGCACCAGAAATCAAATGGATTCCTGATAATAAtgcatacaaaaatttaaagattgTTGTTGAGATAGACAGTGATATAGATGCTCAAATAGCATCTGAACAAGAATTTAAAAGGCGTTACAAGTCCATTGGTGCACTGAAAGTGGTTACTGATAGAGGGTTACAg GTGGGTGATATTGCTGTTCTTGACATCTCAGCAACAACCATTGATCAAGATGAATCAAATGTTAAAACTATTCCTTCAGCTGAAAGTAAAG GCTTTAATTTTGATACAGAGGACGGAGACAAGGTATTACCAGGTTTCCTTGATTCAATAATTGGAATTCAACGAGGTGAATCAAAGTCTTTTCCTCTTGTATTTCCTGAAACATGGAACCAGGAAAATCTTCGAGGTGTTCATGCTCAGTTTAAT GTTGAATGCAAAGAACTTTTTTACAGAGATTTGCCAGAACTGGATGATTCTATTGCTGATAAGCTTCTCCCTGGATGCAGCACAGTGGAGCAG GTCAAAGACTTATTGTTACAGAGATGCCTAGAGGTGGAGCAAACAGCTCGAGAACAAGCAACTGATAATGCTATCTTAGATCAGATTTCTAAG GCAAAAATGAAACTAAGTGAGCAACAACTGGCATCTCTCTCAAGTCCAAAGGCTGTGAACCAATATCTTGAGCATCAGAaggaaaatataacaaatttgatAAAACAGAATCTGGCAGTGGGTGATATATATAGGCGTGAAAATCTGCAG TTTGCTACCGAGGATCTCGTCAAAGAGGTTGAGAATTCCATTGCTGAATTCAAACGTCAAAATCAAGAATATGATGAGGAACGGGTGAAGGATCAG GTTCAAGAAATACTAGAAGGAGCTAAAGTGCTTGAATGGTTGAGAGAACATGCAGAGATTCAATACATAACTAGATGA
- the LOC108336259 gene encoding trigger factor-like protein TIG, Chloroplastic isoform X3 codes for MKQAKVPGFRPGKKVPEDILIGYVGRQNVQKATIESILRRTLSHAMTSVTGRALQDSVRIVTKFSEMEETYSSLGSLRYDVIVDVAPEIKWIPDNNAYKNLKIVVEIDSDIDAQIASEQEFKRRYKSIGALKVVTDRGLQVGDIAVLDISATTIDQDESNVKTIPSAESKGFNFDTEDGDKVLPGFLDSIIGIQRGESKSFPLVFPETWNQENLRGVHAQFNVECKELFYRDLPELDDSIADKLLPGCSTVEQVKDLLLQRCLEVEQTAREQATDNAILDQISKMVEVDIPQSLFEEQGRQLYGANLLEIQAKMKLSEQQLASLSSPKAVNQYLEHQKENITNLIKQNLAVGDIYRRENLQFATEDLVKEVENSIAEFKRQNQEYDEERVKDQVQEILEGAKVLEWLREHAEIQYITR; via the exons ATGAAGCAAGCAAAG GTCCCTGGATTTCGTCCGGGAAAGAAAGTTCCAGAAGACATTCTTATTGGTTATGTTGGGAGACAAAATGTCCAGAAGGCTACTATTGAATCTATTTTAAGAAGGACACTTTCACATGCTATGACATCG gTTACTGGGAGGGCTTTGCAGGACTCAGTACGCATAGTTACTAAGTTTTCTGAGATGGAGGAGACATATTCTTCTCTTGGGTCTCTTAG ATATGATGTGATTGTTGATGTTGCACCAGAAATCAAATGGATTCCTGATAATAAtgcatacaaaaatttaaagattgTTGTTGAGATAGACAGTGATATAGATGCTCAAATAGCATCTGAACAAGAATTTAAAAGGCGTTACAAGTCCATTGGTGCACTGAAAGTGGTTACTGATAGAGGGTTACAg GTGGGTGATATTGCTGTTCTTGACATCTCAGCAACAACCATTGATCAAGATGAATCAAATGTTAAAACTATTCCTTCAGCTGAAAGTAAAG GCTTTAATTTTGATACAGAGGACGGAGACAAGGTATTACCAGGTTTCCTTGATTCAATAATTGGAATTCAACGAGGTGAATCAAAGTCTTTTCCTCTTGTATTTCCTGAAACATGGAACCAGGAAAATCTTCGAGGTGTTCATGCTCAGTTTAAT GTTGAATGCAAAGAACTTTTTTACAGAGATTTGCCAGAACTGGATGATTCTATTGCTGATAAGCTTCTCCCTGGATGCAGCACAGTGGAGCAG GTCAAAGACTTATTGTTACAGAGATGCCTAGAGGTGGAGCAAACAGCTCGAGAACAAGCAACTGATAATGCTATCTTAGATCAGATTTCTAAG ATGGTTGAAGTTGATATACCTCAATCCTTGTTTGAGGAACAAGGTAGGCAGCTTTATGGAGCCAACCTATTAGAAATACAG GCAAAAATGAAACTAAGTGAGCAACAACTGGCATCTCTCTCAAGTCCAAAGGCTGTGAACCAATATCTTGAGCATCAGAaggaaaatataacaaatttgatAAAACAGAATCTGGCAGTGGGTGATATATATAGGCGTGAAAATCTGCAG TTTGCTACCGAGGATCTCGTCAAAGAGGTTGAGAATTCCATTGCTGAATTCAAACGTCAAAATCAAGAATATGATGAGGAACGGGTGAAGGATCAG GTTCAAGAAATACTAGAAGGAGCTAAAGTGCTTGAATGGTTGAGAGAACATGCAGAGATTCAATACATAACTAGATGA